One Lycium barbarum isolate Lr01 chromosome 5, ASM1917538v2, whole genome shotgun sequence genomic window carries:
- the LOC132640277 gene encoding probable methionine--tRNA ligase isoform X2, whose translation MQQLYCDTCKKFLADRLVEGNCPTPGCNYDSARGDQCEKCGKLLNPTELLDPRCKVCRNTPCIRDTDHLFLELPLLKDKLEAYVNSMSVSGGWSQNAIHTTHAWLKEGLKSRCITRDLKWGVPVPHEKYKEKVFYVWFDAPIGYISITSCYTTEWEKWWKNPDNVELYQFMGKDNVPFHTVIFPSTLLGTGESWTLMKTISVTEYLNYEAGKFSKSKGIGVFGNDVKETNIPVEVWRYYLLKNRPEVSDTLFTWADLQAKLNDELAHNLGNFVNRVLSFIAKDPASGYGSIIPDAEGAVSHSTTKALGEKVGSCVQQYIEAMEKVKLKEGLKVAMSISTAGNGYLQENKFWKLYKEDRPSCSIVMRTACGVVYLLACLLQPFMPSFSREVLKQLNLPPETQFSLSDESGDIENSKRPWNILPAGHKIGTPAPLFKELTNEEVEFYREKFAGSQADRENRALNAETEAKKMAEQLSKAKISDGNKKKEWATKSSETKSKAPASVEGEISISRLDIRVGLITKAQKHPDADSLYVEEIDVGEALPRTVVSGLVKYIPLEEMQNRKVCVLCNLKPASMRGIKSQAMVLATSNSDHTKVELVEPPKDAAIGERVTFPGFNGEPDNVLNPKKKVWETLQVDFHSNKELVACYKDVPFTTSVGICKVASISEGSIR comes from the exons ATGCAACAG CTTTACTGCGACACCTGCAAAAAGTTCTTAGCAGATAGACTTGTAGAGGGTAACTGTCCAACGCCAGGCTGCAACTATGATTCTGCACGAGGAGATCAGTGCGAGAAGTGCGGGAAACTATTAAATCCCACAGAACTACTGGATCCAAGATGCAAG GTTTGCCGCAACACCCCTTGCATCCGAGATACAGACCATTTGTTTCTTGAGCTCCCTTTGCTGAAGGATAAGTTAGAAGCATATGTCAACAGCATGTCAGTGTCCGGGGGATGGAGTCAGAATGCTATCCATACAACACATGCGTGGCTTAAAGAAGGACTTAAATCAAGGTGTATAACTAGAGATTTGAAATGGGGAGTTCCAGTACCACATGAAAAATACAAGGAAAAG GTTTTCTATGTATGGTTTGATGCTcctattggatatatatcaatcaCGTCTTGCTACACAACTGAGTGGGAGAAGTGGTGGAAGAATCCAGATAATGTGGAGCTGTATCAGTTTATGGGCAAGGACAACGTGCCTTTTCACACT GTAATATTCCCATCTACGCTTCTTGGAACTGGTGAAAGCTGGACGCTTATGAAAACTATCAGCGTAACAGAATACTTGAACTATGAAGCAG GCAAATTCTCAAAGAGCAAGGGTATAGGAGTTTTTGGTAATGATGTAAAAGAAACAAATATTCCTGTAGAAGTATGGAGATATTACTTGCTGAAAAACAGGCCAGAG GTCTCAGACACTTTGTTTACATGGGCAGACCTACAAGCAAAGTTGAATGATGAGTTGGCACACAACTTAGGCAATTTTGTCAATAGAGTCCTGAGTTTCATCGCAAAAGATCCAG CCTCAGGTTATGGTTCAATTATTCCCGATGCTGAAGGAGCAGTATCACATTCCACGACGAAGGCGTTGGGTGAAAAAGTCGGAAGTTGCGTACAGCAATATATAGAAGCCATGGAGAAG GTTAAATTAAAAGAAGGCTTGAAGGTTGCAATGTCTATTTCTACAGCAGGAAATGGTTATCTGCAG GAGAACAAATTTTGGAAGCTTTACAAGGAAGATAGACCTTCCTGTTCGATAGTGATGAGAACTGCTTGTGGTGTGGTATATCTTCTGGCATGTCTTTTACAGCCATTTATGCCATCTTTTTCACGTGAG GTGCTTAAGCAGCTGAACTTGCCTCCTGAAACACAATTTTCACTGTCTGATGAAAGTGGTGACATTGAAAATAGCAAAAGACCATGGAATATTCTACCCGCAGGTCACAAAATTGGAACACCAGCACCATTGTTCAAGGAGCTG ACAAATGAAGAAGTTGAATTCTACAGAGAGAAGTTTGCAGGAAGTCAGGCAGATAGGGAAAATAGGGCTCTGAACGCAGAAACTGAGGCCAAAAAGATGGCTGAACAATTGAGCAAAGCAAAAATATCAG ATGGTAATAAGAAGAAGGAATGGGCTACAAAATCTTCTGAAACGAAATCTAAGGCCCCAGCCTCTGTTGAAGGAGAAATTTCCATCAGCAGACTCGACATTCGTGTTGGCCTCATAACAAAAGCACAGAAACATCCTGATGCTGATTCATTGTACGTGGAAGAGATTGATGTTGGTGAAGCTCTGCCCAGAACTGTTGTTAGTGGCCTTGTAAAATATATTCCACTTGAGGAAATGCAG AATCGGAAGGTCTGTGTTTTATGCAACCTAAAACCAGCTAGCATGAGGGGGATAAAGTCCCAGGCAATGGTTCTTGCCACTTCTAATAGCGATCACACTAAG GTTGAATTAGTCGAGCCACCTAAAGATGCTGCAATAGGGGAACGAGTTACATTCCCGGGGTTTAATGGCGAGCCTGACAATGTCTTGAACCCTAAGAAGAAGGTTTGGGAAACTCTTCAGGTAGATTTTCATAGCAATAAGGAGTTGGTAGCATGCTATAAAGATGTGCCATTCACCACATCAGTTGGTATTTGCAAGGTTGCATCAATTTCTGAAGGATCAATAAGGTAG
- the LOC132640277 gene encoding methionine--tRNA ligase, cytoplasmic-like isoform X1: MSDNYKAKQKVPIPGKRNILITSALPYVNNVPHLGNIIGCVLSADVFARYCRIRGYNAIYMCGTDEYGTATETKALEDNCSPKQICDKYHAIHKEVYKWFDISFDEFGRTSTPQQTEVCQAIFKKLRENDCLSENTMQQLYCDTCKKFLADRLVEGNCPTPGCNYDSARGDQCEKCGKLLNPTELLDPRCKVCRNTPCIRDTDHLFLELPLLKDKLEAYVNSMSVSGGWSQNAIHTTHAWLKEGLKSRCITRDLKWGVPVPHEKYKEKVFYVWFDAPIGYISITSCYTTEWEKWWKNPDNVELYQFMGKDNVPFHTVIFPSTLLGTGESWTLMKTISVTEYLNYEAGKFSKSKGIGVFGNDVKETNIPVEVWRYYLLKNRPEVSDTLFTWADLQAKLNDELAHNLGNFVNRVLSFIAKDPASGYGSIIPDAEGAVSHSTTKALGEKVGSCVQQYIEAMEKVKLKEGLKVAMSISTAGNGYLQENKFWKLYKEDRPSCSIVMRTACGVVYLLACLLQPFMPSFSREVLKQLNLPPETQFSLSDESGDIENSKRPWNILPAGHKIGTPAPLFKELTNEEVEFYREKFAGSQADRENRALNAETEAKKMAEQLSKAKISDGNKKKEWATKSSETKSKAPASVEGEISISRLDIRVGLITKAQKHPDADSLYVEEIDVGEALPRTVVSGLVKYIPLEEMQNRKVCVLCNLKPASMRGIKSQAMVLATSNSDHTKVELVEPPKDAAIGERVTFPGFNGEPDNVLNPKKKVWETLQVDFHSNKELVACYKDVPFTTSVGICKVASISEGSIR, encoded by the exons ATGAGTGATAATTACAAGGCTAAACAAAAAGTACCAATCCCAGGAAAAAGAAACATCCTAATTACAAGTGCTTTGCCTTATGTCAACAATGTTCCTCATCTTGGCAATATCATTGGAT GTGTGTTGAGTGCGGATGTGTTTGCGAGGTACTGTAGGATTAGAGGGTACAATGCAATATATATGTGTGGTACAGATGAGTATGGGACAGCTACAGAGACTAAAGCCTTGGAGGACAATTGTAGTCCGAAGCAAATTTGCGACAA ATATCATGCAATTCATAAAGAAGTTTATAAATGGTTTGATATCAGCTTTGATGAATTTGGACGCACATCAACACCACAACAGACAGAAGTTTGTCAAGCAATTTTCAAGAAGCTACGGGAAAATGATTGCCTTTCTGAGAATACAATGCAACAG CTTTACTGCGACACCTGCAAAAAGTTCTTAGCAGATAGACTTGTAGAGGGTAACTGTCCAACGCCAGGCTGCAACTATGATTCTGCACGAGGAGATCAGTGCGAGAAGTGCGGGAAACTATTAAATCCCACAGAACTACTGGATCCAAGATGCAAG GTTTGCCGCAACACCCCTTGCATCCGAGATACAGACCATTTGTTTCTTGAGCTCCCTTTGCTGAAGGATAAGTTAGAAGCATATGTCAACAGCATGTCAGTGTCCGGGGGATGGAGTCAGAATGCTATCCATACAACACATGCGTGGCTTAAAGAAGGACTTAAATCAAGGTGTATAACTAGAGATTTGAAATGGGGAGTTCCAGTACCACATGAAAAATACAAGGAAAAG GTTTTCTATGTATGGTTTGATGCTcctattggatatatatcaatcaCGTCTTGCTACACAACTGAGTGGGAGAAGTGGTGGAAGAATCCAGATAATGTGGAGCTGTATCAGTTTATGGGCAAGGACAACGTGCCTTTTCACACT GTAATATTCCCATCTACGCTTCTTGGAACTGGTGAAAGCTGGACGCTTATGAAAACTATCAGCGTAACAGAATACTTGAACTATGAAGCAG GCAAATTCTCAAAGAGCAAGGGTATAGGAGTTTTTGGTAATGATGTAAAAGAAACAAATATTCCTGTAGAAGTATGGAGATATTACTTGCTGAAAAACAGGCCAGAG GTCTCAGACACTTTGTTTACATGGGCAGACCTACAAGCAAAGTTGAATGATGAGTTGGCACACAACTTAGGCAATTTTGTCAATAGAGTCCTGAGTTTCATCGCAAAAGATCCAG CCTCAGGTTATGGTTCAATTATTCCCGATGCTGAAGGAGCAGTATCACATTCCACGACGAAGGCGTTGGGTGAAAAAGTCGGAAGTTGCGTACAGCAATATATAGAAGCCATGGAGAAG GTTAAATTAAAAGAAGGCTTGAAGGTTGCAATGTCTATTTCTACAGCAGGAAATGGTTATCTGCAG GAGAACAAATTTTGGAAGCTTTACAAGGAAGATAGACCTTCCTGTTCGATAGTGATGAGAACTGCTTGTGGTGTGGTATATCTTCTGGCATGTCTTTTACAGCCATTTATGCCATCTTTTTCACGTGAG GTGCTTAAGCAGCTGAACTTGCCTCCTGAAACACAATTTTCACTGTCTGATGAAAGTGGTGACATTGAAAATAGCAAAAGACCATGGAATATTCTACCCGCAGGTCACAAAATTGGAACACCAGCACCATTGTTCAAGGAGCTG ACAAATGAAGAAGTTGAATTCTACAGAGAGAAGTTTGCAGGAAGTCAGGCAGATAGGGAAAATAGGGCTCTGAACGCAGAAACTGAGGCCAAAAAGATGGCTGAACAATTGAGCAAAGCAAAAATATCAG ATGGTAATAAGAAGAAGGAATGGGCTACAAAATCTTCTGAAACGAAATCTAAGGCCCCAGCCTCTGTTGAAGGAGAAATTTCCATCAGCAGACTCGACATTCGTGTTGGCCTCATAACAAAAGCACAGAAACATCCTGATGCTGATTCATTGTACGTGGAAGAGATTGATGTTGGTGAAGCTCTGCCCAGAACTGTTGTTAGTGGCCTTGTAAAATATATTCCACTTGAGGAAATGCAG AATCGGAAGGTCTGTGTTTTATGCAACCTAAAACCAGCTAGCATGAGGGGGATAAAGTCCCAGGCAATGGTTCTTGCCACTTCTAATAGCGATCACACTAAG GTTGAATTAGTCGAGCCACCTAAAGATGCTGCAATAGGGGAACGAGTTACATTCCCGGGGTTTAATGGCGAGCCTGACAATGTCTTGAACCCTAAGAAGAAGGTTTGGGAAACTCTTCAGGTAGATTTTCATAGCAATAAGGAGTTGGTAGCATGCTATAAAGATGTGCCATTCACCACATCAGTTGGTATTTGCAAGGTTGCATCAATTTCTGAAGGATCAATAAGGTAG